The genomic stretch TGGAGGGGTGTAAAATCCTACCACACCACTCATCTCAGGATCATATTGGCCGTAAGCTGCCCATGTCAACAAATTCGTACCCGAGAAATAAATACGGGCATTCCCTATTCCTAATTTCTGCAACCATGCTTTAGGAGCATTCAATCCCAATATCAGACTTTTCAGACGAATATGATCCGTAGAATGGATGGCACGCGAAGAATTATAGTTACCCCCTTTTTTATTCCCATATACAAAACGGGGGACATCCGTTATATCACCCGGTTTCTGCCAACGGCGGCGTTGCTCGGTACTTTTATTGCTTATCACTGAATAACCATCATCTTGCAGAATGTAGGATGCATTATCATACGAATAACCACCGAAACTATAAGATAAATTGAATGACAAGTCAATGAATTTATAATTAAAGGTATTCATAAAGCCTCCCGAGATAGTAGGCGTAATATCTTTCAACGGAATAGGACTTGCCTGTCCCGGATCGGTCACTTTATTTTTTGTATAATTGCCATTCTCATCCTGTTGGTTATCATAATACAAGGCACTTCCAGTCTCAGGATCCACCCCCGCATACTCACGCAGATAAATAGTATTAAATGGATAACCTTCCTTACGTACATACCTGCCATCCACAAACCAAGGCAGATCTGCCAGTTTCAGAATCTTATTTTTATTATGGCTCAAATTGAAGGCGGTAGTCCAGCTGAAATCTTTCGTCTTGATGTTATTGGAACGAACTTCAAGTTCCACACCGGTATTCCGCATCTGTCCCACATTGGTCAGCAGAGAAGAAAAACCGCTGATGGAATTCAATTGCTTGCTCATCAATAAATCTTTCGTTGTACGCGTGTACCAATCCAAAGAAACATTCACACGACTGAACAAGCCGATATCCAGCCCCAAATTCAGTGCATAATTCTTCTCCCAAGTCAGTTCCTCATTCCCCAATGTACTTTCCCACGGAGAAGGTTTTCCATTATAAAACGCCCCTGTGGTATAAGTACTCTGATAACCATAATATGAAGAGGGAAGATTCCCATTCACCCCATAGGAAGCACGAAGTTTTAAATCACTTAATACTGATTTCAACGACTGCATGAACTTTTCCTGAGAAAGTCTCCATGAAGCGGACAAGGACCAGAAATTCCCCCAACGAGTATCGGGAGACAAGCGGGATGATCCATCCCTGCGAAAACTGAAACTGGCATAATATTTATCACCATAAGAATAGTTCACACTAGCCACATAGGACATTAATGCATCTTCCTGCAATTTCTGGTCAGCATCTATCGGATCGGCTGCATTTCCCAATGAAGTGTTGATATCCTGCCCGTAAGTTTTCTTTGCAGCATACAAATCCTCATAATCATACTTCATCACCTCGAAGGCAGCGACCGCACTAACAGAATGTTTACCGAAAGTTTTAGAATAAGTCAGATTATTCTGTGAAGTATACCGCATACGGTCAGTCATCTGCATACGTCCCCGTCCCTGATAAGTAGCTCCATCACGTCCTTCAGGAGACTGAAAGAAAAAGTCCTTTGTCAACGAATAATCTACCGTAAACACACTGGATATCTTCAAATTGTCCCACACATTATAAGCTATTTTAGCCGTACCCATCGCACGTACCGTCCGAGCATAATAATCATTCACCTCGGCCTCCAATACCGGATTATATCCATTGTTTTCACGATACCCGCTGGCATACGTTCCATCCTCATTATAAATGGGAGTAGAAGGCGTCAGATTCACTTTTGATGCATAAATGGCACTTCCATAAAATTTACCCTCAGGTAAATGAACGTTCTTTGTCCACGAAAAAGAAGCGTTCATTCCAAATTCCACCTTTTTATACTTGTTACTTGCATCCACACGCCCCGTAAAGCGCTCCATTTCTGAATTCAGGGAAACACCCGTCTGCTTGGTATATCCCAAAGAACCGATAAAACTGGAATTTTGGTTGCCAGCACTAGCAGACAGGTTATAATCCTGTTGATAACCTTTCTTGAACAGAGCGCTTTCCCAATCCGAATACCCCTGAGGCAGGCGTTTGGCATACTGGTCGATATTCGCATCAGCATACTGCTGTGCCTCTTGTTCACTTACTCCCTTATCCAGTTGAAAATTAACCAGTCCTTCATGAATCAATTCCCTCCTTTCCTCACCTCCCATCAGCGGACGATATGTATAAGCGAAATCAGTGATTCCATATTTTGCCGCCATATTGACACGAAGTTTACCTTCTTTTCCTTTTTTAGTAGTGATAAGCACTACTCCATTAGCACCTTTCGCACCATACAATGAAGCCGAGGCTGCATCCTTCAAAACAGTGATACTTTCAATATCTGCCGGATTCAACGTTTCAATAACTCCCATTCCTCCCGCTTCGGACATACTGGTAAAGTTACTCAAGTCATAAGATGGAATAGGCACTCCATCTAATACATACAGAGGCTCGGTGGAAGCATTCATAGAAGCGATTCCCCGTACCCGTAAAGT from Phocaeicola dorei encodes the following:
- a CDS encoding TonB-dependent receptor — encoded protein: MKARTKMKTLLLLGVLLFGFTVSAQSQKVSLDFKNERVEKVLASIKSQTGMSLVFSDQLVDVNRKVTMQLKDVTLKEALTRLLSGTDLTFEIRNNKIYFIEKKAVSRPGSKKKRVTGVVKDVMGEPLIGANVVEKGRSTNGVITDFNGKFTLEVDESASLVVSYIGYLAQDIPTKGKGDFHIVLKEDANTLDEVVVTGYGDFKKATYTGSASVLTTEKLEALPVVSVGQMIESNIPGISVVAGTSSQPGAKTTLRVRGIASMNASTEPLYVLDGVPIPSYDLSNFTSMSEAGGMGVIETLNPADIESITVLKDAASASLYGAKGANGVVLITTKKGKEGKLRVNMAAKYGITDFAYTYRPLMGGEERRELIHEGLVNFQLDKGVSEQEAQQYADANIDQYAKRLPQGYSDWESALFKKGYQQDYNLSASAGNQNSSFIGSLGYTKQTGVSLNSEMERFTGRVDASNKYKKVEFGMNASFSWTKNVHLPEGKFYGSAIYASKVNLTPSTPIYNEDGTYASGYRENNGYNPVLEAEVNDYYARTVRAMGTAKIAYNVWDNLKISSVFTVDYSLTKDFFFQSPEGRDGATYQGRGRMQMTDRMRYTSQNNLTYSKTFGKHSVSAVAAFEVMKYDYEDLYAAKKTYGQDINTSLGNAADPIDADQKLQEDALMSYVASVNYSYGDKYYASFSFRRDGSSRLSPDTRWGNFWSLSASWRLSQEKFMQSLKSVLSDLKLRASYGVNGNLPSSYYGYQSTYTTGAFYNGKPSPWESTLGNEELTWEKNYALNLGLDIGLFSRVNVSLDWYTRTTKDLLMSKQLNSISGFSSLLTNVGQMRNTGVELEVRSNNIKTKDFSWTTAFNLSHNKNKILKLADLPWFVDGRYVRKEGYPFNTIYLREYAGVDPETGSALYYDNQQDENGNYTKNKVTDPGQASPIPLKDITPTISGGFMNTFNYKFIDLSFNLSYSFGGYSYDNASYILQDDGYSVISNKSTEQRRRWQKPGDITDVPRFVYGNKKGGNYNSSRAIHSTDHIRLKSLILGLNAPKAWLQKLGIGNARIYFSGTNLLTWAAYGQYDPEMSGVVGFYTPPLKTYAFGLELKF